A region from the Acomys russatus chromosome 20, mAcoRus1.1, whole genome shotgun sequence genome encodes:
- the Pou4f3 gene encoding POU domain, class 4, transcription factor 3 → MMAMNAKQPFGMHPVLQEPKFSSLHSGSEAMRRVCLPAPQLQGNIFGSFDESLLARAEALAAVDIVSHGKNHPFKPDATYHTMSSVPCTSTSPTVPISHPAALTTHPHHAVHQGLEGDLLEHISPTLSVSGLGAPEHSVMPAQIHPHHLGAMGHLHQAMGMSHPHAVAPHSAMPACLSDVESDPRELEAFAERFKQRRIKLGVTQADVGAALANLKIPGVGSLSQSTICRFESLTLSHNNMIALKPVLQAWLEEAEAAYREKNSKPELFNGSERKRKRTSIAAPEKRSLEAYFAIQPRPSSEKIAAIAEKLDLKKNVVRVWFCNQRQKQKRMKYSAVH, encoded by the exons ATGATGGCCATGAACGCCAAGCAGCCTTTCGGCATGCACCCGGTACTGCAAGAACCCAAATTCTCCAGCCTGCACTCCGGCTCTGAGGCCATGCGCCGAGTTTGTCTCCCAGCCCCGCAG CTGCAGGGTAATATATTTGGAAGCTTTGATGAGAGCCTGCTGGCACGCGCGGAAGCTCTGGCGGCGGTGGATATCGTCTCCCACGGCAAGAATCATCCGTTCAAGCCCGACGCCACCTACCATACCATGAGCAGCGTGCCCTGCACGTCCACTTCGCCCACGGTGCCTATCTCCCACCCGGCTGCACTCACCACGCACCCGCACCACGCGGTGCACCAGGGCCTCGAGGGCGACTTACTGGAGCACATCTCGCCCACACTGAGCGTGAGCGGCCTGGGGGCCCCGGAGCACTCGGTGATGCCTGCTCAGATCCACCCGCATCATCTAGGCGCCATGGGCCACTTGCACCAGGCCATGGGCATGAGTCACCCGCATGCAGTAGCGCCTCACAGTGCCATGCCCGCGTGTCTCAGCGATGTGGAGTCAGACCCTCGAGAGCTGGAAGCCTTCGCTGAGCGCTTCAAGCAGAGGCGCATCAAGTTGGGGGTGACCCAGGCGGACGTGGGCGCGGCTCTAGCCAATCTCAAGATCCCCGGCGTGGGCTCGCTCAGCCAGAGCACCATCTGCAGGTTCGAGTCTCTTACTTTGTCACACAACAATATGATAGCGCTCAAGCCGGtcctccaggcctggctggagGAGGCGGAGGCTGCCTACCGAGAGAAGAACAGCAAGCCGGAGCTTTTCAATGGCAGCGAGCGTAAGCGCAAACGCACGTCCATCGCCGCACCAGAGAAGCGCTCACTCGAAGCTTATTTCGCCATCCAGCCACGTCCTTCATCCGAGAAGATCGCGGCCATCGCTGAGAAACTGGACCTTAAAAAGAATGTGGTGAGGGTCTGGTTCTGTaaccagagacagaaacagaaacgaATGAAGTACTCAGCTGTTCACTGA